The Achromobacter deleyi genome has a window encoding:
- a CDS encoding TIGR00730 family Rossman fold protein — translation MSEIRTAADKLANIGPAVSVFGSARVSRNSPHYETTIAISAALAEAGFAVIAGGGPGIMEAANKGAFEAGGTSIGLNISLPHEAHNNEYQTISLSFEYFFPRKAAFFMHSFAYVAMPGGFGTLDELFEALTLIQTGKVPPAPIVLVGSEYWSGLAEWLGGQVLANGMIGAHDLDLFIIEDDPVKVVRKVVEFHEQVNSGAQYAPSLPA, via the coding sequence ATGTCAGAGATACGGACGGCGGCAGACAAGCTCGCAAACATCGGGCCCGCAGTCAGCGTTTTCGGCAGCGCACGAGTCAGCCGCAATTCTCCTCACTATGAGACCACCATCGCAATTTCGGCCGCTCTGGCCGAAGCAGGTTTTGCAGTCATCGCAGGCGGCGGCCCCGGCATCATGGAGGCCGCCAACAAGGGCGCATTCGAAGCGGGGGGCACAAGCATCGGCTTGAACATCAGCCTGCCGCACGAAGCTCACAACAACGAATACCAAACCATCAGCCTGTCGTTCGAGTACTTCTTTCCTCGCAAGGCGGCGTTCTTCATGCACAGCTTCGCCTATGTGGCGATGCCGGGCGGGTTTGGCACCCTGGATGAACTCTTCGAAGCATTGACGCTTATCCAGACAGGCAAGGTTCCGCCAGCCCCGATCGTGCTGGTGGGCAGCGAATACTGGTCCGGGCTGGCCGAATGGCTGGGCGGCCAGGTGCTTGCCAACGGCATGATCGGCGCGCACGACCTGGATCTCTTCATCATCGAGGACGATCCGGTCAAGGTGGTGCGCAAGGTGGTGGAATTCCACGAACAGGTCAACTCGGGCGCGCAGTACGCGCCGTCCCTGCCGGCCTGA
- the polA gene encoding DNA polymerase I, whose amino-acid sequence MKKTLLLVDGSSYLYRAFHAMPDLRNAQGEPTGALYGVVNMLRKLVSDHKAEYAACIFDARGKTFRDDMYPEYKSHRPPMPEDLAAQIEPIHRAVRALGWPVLAIEGVEADDVIGTLARRAAEHDVHTIVSTGDKDLAQLVNSHVTLVNTMTGEVLDEPGVVNKFGVPPDRIVDYLMLVGDTVDNVPGVTKVGPKTAAKWITEFGSIDKLIEGAEGVKGVAGSNLREAIPNFPLTRQLLTVKCDCDLTGHVDSVDDLTPRPRDDATLTELYERYGFRTWLRDLTGDAERVPTGDARIAPEAPAAPTEIDYSIISDWAGFDAWLERLQGASLVALDTETTSLDEMQARLVGLSLSVAPGVACYIPVAHRGPDGATQLPKAEVLARLKPWLEDASRAKLLHHAKYDTHVFANEGIRLAGVAEDTMLQAYVLESHRGVGLNDLAQRYLGRSGVSYEDLCGKGAKQIGFDEVAVDKAGHYAAEDADFTLQLHQVLRPMVSADEGLERIYRLEMQVSAVLTTIERNGVKVDAAELGRQSHKLGQEMLQLEQKAYELAGQPFNLNSPKQLGEILFGRMQLPVVRKTAGGAPSTDEEVLSKLALDYPLPQVLLEYRGLSKLKSTYTDKLPRMINPDTGRVHTHYSQAAVITGRLASSDPNLQNIPVRTEAGRRVREAFIAEQGMLLSADYSQIELRIMAHVSDDANLQRAFAAGEDIHRATASEVFGVPLDGVTTEQRRAAKAINFGLIYGMGVFGLASNLGITRDAAQAYIDRYFARYPGVAMYMENTRRVAREQGYVETVFGRRLQLPEIRGASGPRRQGAERAAINAPMQGTAADLIKMAMVAVQDWLEAEKLQTRMIMQVHDELVLEAPDAELELVKEALPRLMCNVATLRVPLVAEVGMGKNWEQAH is encoded by the coding sequence ATGAAAAAAACCTTATTACTGGTCGACGGTTCAAGTTACTTGTACCGCGCTTTCCACGCTATGCCTGATTTGCGCAACGCGCAAGGCGAACCCACGGGTGCGCTCTACGGCGTGGTGAATATGCTGCGCAAGCTTGTATCTGACCATAAGGCAGAGTATGCCGCATGTATTTTCGATGCTCGCGGCAAGACCTTCCGGGACGATATGTACCCGGAATACAAATCCCATCGCCCGCCCATGCCGGAAGACCTGGCCGCGCAGATCGAGCCCATCCACCGCGCCGTGCGCGCGCTGGGTTGGCCGGTGCTGGCCATCGAAGGCGTGGAAGCCGATGACGTGATCGGCACCCTGGCGCGCCGCGCCGCCGAGCACGACGTGCACACCATTGTCTCCACGGGCGACAAGGACCTGGCGCAGCTCGTCAACAGCCACGTCACCCTGGTCAACACCATGACCGGCGAAGTGCTGGACGAGCCGGGCGTCGTCAACAAGTTCGGCGTGCCGCCCGACCGCATCGTGGACTACCTGATGCTGGTGGGCGACACGGTGGACAATGTCCCGGGTGTGACCAAGGTGGGACCCAAGACGGCAGCCAAATGGATTACGGAATTCGGCTCCATCGACAAACTGATCGAAGGAGCCGAAGGCGTCAAGGGCGTGGCCGGCAGCAACCTGCGTGAAGCCATCCCGAATTTTCCGCTGACGCGCCAGCTCCTGACCGTCAAGTGCGATTGCGACCTGACCGGCCACGTGGACAGCGTGGACGACCTGACGCCGCGACCGCGCGACGACGCGACGCTGACCGAGCTGTACGAGCGCTATGGTTTCCGCACCTGGCTGCGCGACCTGACCGGCGATGCCGAGCGCGTGCCCACGGGCGATGCGCGGATCGCGCCGGAGGCGCCCGCCGCGCCCACCGAGATCGACTACAGCATCATTTCCGACTGGGCCGGATTCGACGCCTGGCTGGAAAGGCTGCAGGGCGCTTCCCTGGTGGCGCTGGATACCGAGACCACCTCGCTCGACGAGATGCAGGCCCGGCTGGTCGGCCTGTCCTTGTCGGTCGCGCCCGGCGTGGCCTGCTATATCCCGGTCGCGCATCGCGGACCGGACGGCGCCACCCAGCTGCCCAAGGCCGAGGTGCTGGCGCGATTGAAGCCGTGGCTGGAGGATGCCTCGCGCGCCAAGCTGCTGCATCACGCCAAGTACGACACGCATGTGTTCGCCAACGAAGGCATCAGGCTGGCGGGCGTCGCCGAAGACACGATGCTGCAGGCCTATGTGCTGGAATCGCATCGCGGCGTGGGCCTGAACGACCTGGCTCAGCGCTACCTGGGCCGCAGCGGCGTGTCCTACGAGGACCTCTGCGGCAAGGGTGCGAAACAGATCGGATTTGACGAAGTCGCGGTGGACAAGGCTGGCCATTACGCCGCCGAGGACGCCGACTTCACCTTGCAGCTGCATCAGGTGCTGCGCCCGATGGTGTCGGCGGACGAAGGGCTGGAGCGCATCTACCGCCTGGAAATGCAGGTGTCGGCTGTGCTGACCACCATCGAGCGCAACGGCGTGAAGGTGGACGCCGCGGAACTGGGCCGCCAGAGCCACAAGCTGGGCCAGGAAATGCTGCAGCTGGAGCAGAAGGCCTATGAGCTGGCCGGGCAGCCGTTCAACCTGAATTCGCCCAAGCAGTTGGGCGAGATCCTGTTCGGGCGCATGCAGTTGCCGGTGGTGCGCAAGACCGCGGGCGGCGCGCCGTCCACGGACGAAGAGGTGCTGAGCAAGCTGGCGCTGGACTATCCGCTGCCGCAGGTGCTGCTGGAATACCGCGGGCTGTCCAAGCTGAAGTCCACCTACACGGACAAGCTGCCGCGCATGATCAATCCGGACACGGGGCGGGTGCATACGCATTATTCGCAGGCCGCGGTGATCACGGGGCGCCTGGCTTCGTCCGATCCCAACCTGCAGAACATTCCGGTCCGCACCGAGGCCGGCCGGCGTGTGCGCGAGGCGTTCATCGCCGAGCAAGGCATGCTGTTGTCGGCGGACTATTCGCAGATCGAGCTGCGCATCATGGCGCACGTGTCGGACGACGCCAACCTGCAGCGCGCCTTCGCCGCGGGCGAGGACATCCACCGCGCCACCGCGTCGGAGGTCTTCGGGGTGCCGCTGGACGGCGTGACCACGGAGCAGCGCCGGGCCGCCAAGGCCATCAACTTCGGCCTGATCTACGGCATGGGGGTGTTTGGCCTGGCGTCCAACCTGGGCATCACGCGCGACGCCGCGCAGGCGTATATCGACCGCTACTTCGCCCGCTATCCCGGCGTGGCGATGTACATGGAGAACACCCGCCGTGTGGCCCGCGAGCAGGGCTACGTGGAAACCGTCTTCGGACGCCGGCTGCAACTGCCGGAGATCCGCGGGGCGTCCGGTCCGCGCCGGCAGGGCGCCGAGCGGGCGGCCATCAACGCGCCCATGCAGGGCACCGCCGCCGATCTGATCAAGATGGCCATGGTGGCGGTGCAGGATTGGCTTGAAGCCGAAAAACTGCAAACGCGCATGATCATGCAGGTGCACGATGAATTGGTGCTGGAAGCGCCGGACGCCGAGCTGGAACTCGTCAAGGAGGCGCTGCCCCGCCTGATGTGCAACGTGGCGACCCTGCGGGTTCCGCTGGTGGCCGAGGTGGGCATGGGCAAGAACTGGGAGCAGGCCCACTAA
- the truB gene encoding tRNA pseudouridine(55) synthase TruB, whose product MAKRRGLTLDGVLLLDKPVGLSSNHALQRAKRAMDAAKAGHTGTLDPFATGLLVCCMGRATKISGAMLNADKAYRATLQFGSETDSGDLTGNVVSTAEPGFVVDEQALRDALSRFSGTIEQIPPMYSALKRDGKPLYEYARAGIELERAPRQITIHRIELLSLNGTQAEIDVACSKGTYIRTLAQDIGRVLGCYAHLTALRRTHVGPFSLDRAVELEALQAMPDPKQALLALNELPEGLLPSTLTLKDSL is encoded by the coding sequence ATGGCTAAACGACGCGGGCTTACGCTCGACGGTGTGCTGTTGCTCGACAAACCTGTGGGTTTGTCGAGTAATCATGCCTTGCAGCGCGCCAAACGTGCCATGGACGCGGCGAAAGCCGGCCATACGGGCACGCTGGATCCCTTTGCAACCGGCTTGCTGGTGTGCTGCATGGGGCGAGCCACTAAAATTTCCGGCGCGATGCTCAACGCCGACAAGGCATATCGCGCTACGCTGCAATTTGGCTCGGAAACCGACTCCGGCGACCTGACCGGCAACGTCGTGTCGACCGCCGAGCCGGGTTTTGTCGTGGACGAACAGGCATTGCGAGATGCGCTGTCACGTTTCTCGGGCACCATCGAGCAGATTCCGCCGATGTATTCCGCGCTCAAGCGCGACGGCAAACCCTTGTACGAGTACGCGCGCGCCGGCATCGAGCTGGAACGGGCGCCGCGCCAGATCACGATACACCGCATCGAGCTGTTGTCCCTGAACGGGACGCAGGCAGAGATCGATGTGGCTTGCAGTAAAGGCACATACATCCGAACACTGGCCCAGGACATCGGGCGCGTGCTGGGCTGTTACGCCCACCTGACGGCGCTGCGGCGCACGCACGTCGGGCCTTTTTCTCTGGACCGCGCCGTTGAGCTGGAAGCCTTGCAGGCCATGCCAGACCCGAAGCAGGCATTGCTTGCACTGAACGAATTGCCGGAGGGCTTGCTGCCCTCCACCCTGACCTTAAAGGACTCGCTATGA
- a CDS encoding LysR family transcriptional regulator, whose amino-acid sequence MSGFDLDQLRTLVAVLDAGSLTAAAPKVFLSQSSVSEQMRKLEDRAGQPLLLRGKSGVTATPAGERLLAHARAILALSDEAYRDLRGVALRGELRLGITDYFRPGDVARMLRRLNEQYPQVRLHVTIMKSGAIEAAYERGEIDVGISMVIQERGASRARTQGALLRREPLLWMAAEGADESPPGPLPLLVLPETCALRQYVERLLSRRDLPYSVAHVASGVAGLQLAIAAGLGVACLNESALAPGIARLNALGLPALPAVEFRLLAARPGESDFIGLAREAIIKEMA is encoded by the coding sequence ATGTCAGGATTCGACCTGGACCAGTTGCGCACCCTGGTTGCCGTGCTGGATGCCGGCAGCCTGACGGCGGCGGCGCCCAAGGTCTTTCTCTCTCAATCGTCGGTCAGCGAGCAGATGCGCAAGCTGGAGGACCGCGCCGGCCAGCCGCTGCTGTTGCGAGGCAAGTCCGGCGTGACGGCCACCCCGGCCGGCGAACGCCTGCTGGCGCACGCCAGGGCAATCCTGGCCTTGAGCGACGAGGCCTATCGGGATCTGCGTGGCGTTGCGCTGCGGGGCGAGTTGCGGCTGGGCATCACGGATTACTTCCGGCCCGGCGATGTGGCGCGCATGCTCCGGCGCCTGAATGAGCAGTATCCGCAGGTGCGCCTGCACGTCACGATCATGAAGAGCGGCGCGATCGAGGCAGCCTATGAGCGCGGCGAAATCGATGTCGGCATATCAATGGTCATCCAGGAGCGGGGCGCGTCGCGCGCAAGGACCCAGGGGGCATTGCTGCGCCGCGAGCCCCTGCTGTGGATGGCGGCCGAGGGCGCGGACGAATCGCCGCCCGGCCCCTTGCCTTTGCTGGTGCTGCCGGAGACCTGCGCATTGCGCCAGTATGTGGAACGGTTGCTGTCGCGGCGCGATCTGCCGTATTCCGTCGCGCATGTGGCGTCTGGCGTGGCGGGTCTGCAACTGGCGATTGCGGCGGGGCTGGGCGTGGCCTGCCTGAATGAATCCGCCTTGGCGCCGGGCATTGCGCGCCTGAATGCGCTTGGCCTGCCGGCGCTGCCGGCGGTGGAGTTCCGCCTGCTGGCCGCCCGGCCTGGCGAAAGCGACTTCATCGGGCTGGCGCGGGAGGCCATCATCAAGGAGATGGCGTAG
- the typA gene encoding translational GTPase TypA, with translation MTRALRNVAIIAHVDHGKTTLVDQLLRQSGTFRENQALTERVMDSNDLEKERGITILAKNCAVEYEGTHINIVDTPGHADFGGEVERVLSMVDGVLLLVDAVEGPMPQTIFVTRKALALGLKPIVVVNKVDRPGARTDFVINATFDLFDKLGATDEQLDFPVVYASGLSGYAGLTPDVREGDMRPLFEAILQHVPQREDDPNGPLQMQIISLDYNSYVGKIGVGRINRGRMRPGMEVAYKFGPDGQSGRGRINQVQKFHGLERVVVEEAEAGDIVLINGIEELGIGCTVTDPVTQEALPMLRIDEPTLTMNFMVNTSPLAGREGKFVTSRQVRDRLDRELKSNVALRVRDTGDDTVFEVSGRGELHLTILLETMRREGYELAVSRPRVVFKDIDGVKCEPFESLTVDVEDAHQGGVMEELGRRKGDLQDMQPDGRGRTRLEYLIPARGLIGFQNEFLTLTRGTGLVSHIFHEYAPIKEGAIGERRNGVLISQDQGDAVAYALWKLQDRGRMFVSPGDALYEGMIIGIHSRDNDLVVNPIKGKQLTNVRASGTDEAVRLVPPIQMSLEYAVEFIDDDELVEITPKSIRLRKRHLLENERKRASRESAI, from the coding sequence ATGACTCGCGCCTTGCGCAACGTCGCCATCATCGCCCACGTGGACCACGGTAAAACCACCCTGGTCGACCAGCTGCTGCGCCAATCCGGCACCTTCCGCGAAAACCAGGCGCTGACCGAACGGGTCATGGACTCGAACGATCTGGAAAAAGAACGCGGCATCACGATTCTGGCCAAGAACTGTGCCGTTGAATACGAAGGCACGCACATCAACATCGTCGACACCCCGGGACACGCGGACTTCGGCGGCGAAGTCGAACGCGTGCTGTCCATGGTCGACGGCGTGCTGCTGCTGGTGGATGCCGTTGAAGGCCCCATGCCGCAGACCATCTTCGTGACCCGCAAGGCGCTGGCCCTGGGCCTGAAGCCGATCGTCGTGGTCAACAAGGTGGACCGCCCCGGCGCCCGCACCGACTTCGTCATCAACGCCACGTTCGACCTGTTCGACAAGCTGGGCGCGACCGACGAGCAGCTGGACTTCCCGGTGGTGTACGCATCGGGCCTGTCCGGCTACGCCGGCCTCACCCCGGACGTGCGCGAAGGCGACATGCGTCCGCTGTTCGAAGCCATCCTCCAGCACGTGCCGCAGCGCGAAGACGACCCCAACGGTCCGCTGCAGATGCAGATCATCTCGCTGGACTACAACAGCTACGTCGGCAAGATCGGCGTGGGCCGCATCAACCGTGGCCGCATGCGTCCCGGCATGGAAGTGGCCTACAAGTTCGGTCCCGACGGCCAGAGCGGCCGTGGCCGCATCAACCAGGTGCAGAAGTTCCATGGCCTGGAGCGCGTGGTGGTGGAGGAAGCCGAAGCCGGCGACATCGTGCTGATCAACGGCATTGAAGAACTGGGCATCGGCTGCACCGTGACCGATCCGGTCACCCAGGAAGCCCTGCCGATGCTGCGCATCGACGAGCCCACGCTGACCATGAACTTCATGGTGAACACGTCGCCGCTGGCCGGCCGCGAAGGCAAGTTCGTGACCAGCCGCCAGGTGCGCGACCGCCTGGACCGCGAGCTGAAGTCCAACGTGGCGCTGCGTGTGCGCGATACGGGCGACGACACGGTGTTTGAAGTGTCGGGCCGCGGCGAATTGCACCTGACCATTCTGCTGGAAACGATGCGCCGCGAAGGCTACGAGCTGGCCGTGTCGCGTCCGCGCGTGGTGTTCAAGGACATCGACGGCGTGAAGTGCGAGCCGTTTGAATCGCTGACCGTCGACGTGGAAGACGCCCACCAGGGCGGCGTCATGGAAGAGCTGGGCCGCCGCAAGGGCGACCTGCAAGACATGCAGCCGGACGGCCGTGGCCGTACGCGCCTGGAATACCTGATCCCGGCCCGCGGCCTGATCGGCTTCCAGAACGAGTTCCTGACGCTGACGCGCGGCACGGGCCTGGTAAGCCACATCTTCCACGAATACGCCCCGATCAAGGAAGGTGCGATCGGCGAGCGCCGCAACGGCGTGCTGATCAGCCAGGACCAAGGCGATGCCGTGGCCTACGCACTGTGGAAGCTGCAGGATCGCGGCCGCATGTTCGTGAGCCCGGGCGATGCGCTGTACGAAGGCATGATCATCGGCATCCACAGCCGTGACAACGACCTGGTCGTGAACCCGATCAAGGGCAAGCAGCTGACCAACGTGCGCGCTTCGGGCACCGACGAAGCCGTGCGCCTGGTTCCGCCGATCCAGATGTCGCTGGAATACGCCGTGGAATTCATCGACGACGACGAACTGGTGGAAATCACCCCGAAGTCGATCCGTCTGCGCAAGCGTCACCTGCTGGAAAACGAACGCAAGCGCGCCTCGCGCGAATCCGCCATCTAA
- the rbfA gene encoding 30S ribosome-binding factor RbfA, giving the protein MSRHKSKAIPGRNLRLADQIQKDLAGIIQREIDMTRAGLITLSGVELSTDYAHAKVWFTVLGAEPEAATTLLNEKAGWLHSQLYKLLHIHTVPTLRFFHDEQIARGIEMSILIDRANRPGPHSGVPDEPEDQS; this is encoded by the coding sequence ATGAGCCGTCACAAGTCCAAAGCCATCCCCGGTCGCAATCTGCGACTGGCCGACCAGATCCAGAAGGATCTGGCCGGGATCATCCAGCGCGAGATCGACATGACCCGCGCAGGATTGATCACGCTCTCTGGTGTGGAACTGTCGACCGACTACGCGCATGCCAAGGTGTGGTTCACGGTTTTGGGCGCCGAGCCCGAAGCCGCGACCACCTTGCTGAACGAGAAGGCCGGCTGGCTGCATTCGCAGCTCTACAAGCTGTTGCACATTCACACTGTCCCCACTTTGCGTTTCTTCCACGACGAGCAAATCGCCCGTGGTATCGAGATGTCGATCCTTATCGACCGCGCAAACCGGCCCGGCCCGCATTCGGGCGTTCCCGACGAGCCAGAAGACCAGTCCTGA
- a CDS encoding tautomerase family protein codes for MPHIVVHLSGQSDASINRRVVESVAGLTQSVLGKKLPVIAITLQHIPHDLWFIGGRPLSELGKNAFHLDISVTDETNTKAEKARFIKEIYGAFQNILGELHECSYVHVIDARAAAYGYGGETQEYRHQKNGL; via the coding sequence ATGCCCCACATCGTCGTCCACCTCTCCGGCCAATCCGATGCCTCCATCAACCGTCGAGTCGTTGAATCGGTCGCCGGCCTGACCCAATCGGTGCTGGGCAAGAAGCTGCCCGTCATCGCGATCACGCTGCAGCACATCCCGCACGACCTCTGGTTTATCGGCGGCCGCCCGCTGTCCGAACTGGGCAAGAACGCCTTCCACCTGGACATCAGCGTCACGGACGAGACCAACACCAAGGCCGAGAAGGCGCGGTTCATCAAGGAGATCTACGGCGCGTTCCAGAACATCCTGGGCGAGCTGCACGAGTGCTCCTATGTGCACGTGATCGACGCGCGCGCCGCCGCCTATGGATACGGCGGCGAAACCCAGGAATACCGTCACCAGAAAAACGGCCTGTAG
- a CDS encoding M20 family metallopeptidase encodes MGAIDKLAPFIDARSERYAELSDRIWSLAELRYDEHKSAELHIAMLEEAGFRVTRDAAGIPTAFVAEAGSGGPVIGILGEYDALSGLSQESGAYACQPSPETPNGNGHGCGHHLLGTAAHFAAVAVKEYLETNGLPGTIRFYGCPAEEGGSGKTFMARAGLFDDLDAALTWHPASHTGIFHQSSLANIQAYFRFRGIAAHAANSPHLGRSALDSVELMNVGVNYLREHMVPDARVHYAVTNSGGISPNVVQARAEVLYLVRAPVNAQAAELYERVKNVARGAALMTGCELDIVFDKACSNYIPNNVLNQVMYANMQALQGPQYSAGEQQAARRMWDSITEDDIDNAGKNLGAVLRNPTPLFDGVSPYEPGKAEITYGSTDVGDVSWITPTAQCWGACYAYGTPFHSWQMVAQGKMSMAHKGMVHAAKIIAATAADLYTQPQALARAREELMETRRGQPYVCPIPADVVPSFMRK; translated from the coding sequence ATGGGTGCCATCGATAAACTCGCGCCGTTCATCGACGCGCGCAGCGAGCGTTACGCCGAACTGAGCGACCGGATCTGGAGCCTGGCCGAACTGCGCTATGACGAGCACAAGTCGGCCGAACTGCACATCGCGATGCTGGAGGAGGCGGGCTTTCGCGTCACACGCGATGCAGCAGGCATCCCCACCGCCTTCGTGGCCGAAGCCGGCAGCGGGGGGCCGGTGATCGGCATCCTGGGTGAGTACGACGCGCTGTCCGGGCTGAGCCAGGAGAGCGGCGCCTATGCCTGCCAGCCCTCGCCCGAGACGCCCAACGGCAACGGCCATGGTTGCGGCCACCACCTGCTGGGCACGGCCGCGCACTTCGCGGCGGTGGCGGTGAAGGAGTACCTGGAAACCAATGGGCTGCCCGGCACGATCCGATTTTACGGCTGTCCGGCGGAGGAGGGCGGTTCCGGCAAGACCTTCATGGCGCGGGCCGGCCTGTTCGACGACCTGGACGCGGCGCTGACCTGGCATCCGGCGTCGCACACCGGAATCTTTCACCAGTCTTCGCTGGCCAACATCCAGGCGTATTTCCGCTTCCGCGGCATTGCCGCGCATGCCGCGAATTCCCCGCACCTTGGACGAAGCGCGCTGGATTCGGTGGAGCTGATGAACGTGGGCGTGAACTATCTGCGCGAGCACATGGTGCCCGACGCGCGGGTGCACTATGCCGTGACCAACAGCGGCGGCATTTCACCCAACGTGGTGCAGGCGCGCGCCGAGGTGCTCTACCTGGTGCGCGCCCCGGTCAATGCCCAGGCGGCCGAGCTCTACGAGCGGGTCAAGAACGTAGCGCGCGGCGCGGCGCTGATGACAGGCTGCGAACTGGACATTGTGTTTGACAAGGCCTGCTCCAACTACATCCCGAACAATGTGCTCAACCAGGTGATGTACGCCAATATGCAGGCGCTGCAAGGCCCGCAATACTCGGCGGGCGAGCAGCAGGCCGCACGCCGCATGTGGGATTCGATCACGGAAGACGATATCGACAACGCCGGCAAGAACCTCGGCGCGGTGCTGCGCAATCCGACGCCGCTCTTCGATGGTGTGTCGCCCTATGAACCAGGCAAGGCCGAGATTACGTACGGGTCGACGGACGTGGGCGATGTGAGCTGGATCACGCCCACCGCGCAATGCTGGGGCGCGTGCTATGCCTACGGCACGCCCTTTCATTCCTGGCAGATGGTTGCGCAGGGCAAGATGTCCATGGCGCACAAGGGAATGGTGCACGCGGCCAAGATCATCGCGGCGACCGCCGCGGATCTCTATACCCAGCCGCAGGCGCTGGCCCGCGCCAGGGAAGAACTGATGGAGACGCGCCGCGGGCAGCCCTACGTCTGCCCGATTCCCGCGGACGTGGTGCCATCCTTCATGCGCAAGTAG